AAAGAATTCCAGGGAAGGAGGTTTCTTTGACTTATAGTTCGAAGCCTTGTTTTTATCATTTGCTAGTGACTGTGGCCAAGTTGCTTCACTTCTCTCAGCTTCAGGGTTCTTATTGCAAGATGGGGACATCTACCTTACAAGGGGTTGGGAAGACTGGGACAATCCCCATAAAGCACCTGGAATGGATGTTCTCAATAAACGTTAGTTACTATTTTTATCAGGACTCCTGGGACCCCTATCTCACTAATTTCCTTAAAGACAGTATAATACAGCAGCTCACACAGACTTTCGGATTCAGAAAAACAGTTGTGTCGGGCCTTGGGTAAATTATGTAAGgcaagcctcagtttgctcagcGGTAAAACGAGGAGAGTAATAGCCACACCTCATAGATGTATGGTTCCTGGCCGGCGACCACAATGGTCGCCATGAAAGTGATCTGCCAGGTAAGCCTCATCTTCTCCACTGTAGCGCAGCAACAGCCTACTTCCCCTTAAGACTTAACTCATGGGGGCTAGTGGCCTGTATGATCTCACACCTCCAGCCAGAGCTGTCACTGCTCCTCTGGGAAGGGTGGTGATCAGGATGTCCTACAGTACTCTAGGGAAAGAAATGGGAATAAGGCATAGAGGACTGAGGGTGCCCAGgggagaaaagatgagaaagagagaggacagtgagaaaccagagaaaggaggaaaattcaTCTCTAAGGAAGCCTGTGGCCTTTCTAGTGACTGACCACATACCGTCTTGCGCCCCTTCCCCAGGAACTATGGAGTCCTTCAGCTCAAAGAGCCTGGCACTGCAGGCTGAGAAGAAGCTGCTGAGTAAGATGGCAGGTCGGTCTGTGGCTCATCTCTTCATCGATGAGACAAGTAGCGAGGTGCTGGATGAACTCTACCGGGTTTCCAAAGAGTACACGCACAGCCGGCCCCAGGCTCAGCACGTCATCAAGGACCTGATCAAGGTGGCTGTGAAGGTGGCGGTGCTGCACCGCAGTGGCTGCTTTGGCCCCGGTGAGCTGGCCCTGGCCGCCCGCTTCCGCCAGAAGCTGCGTCAGGGCGCCATGACCGCGCTCAGCTTTGGCGAGGTGGACTTCACCTTCGAGGCTGCCGTGCTGGCCGGCCTGCTGACTGAGTGCAGGGATATGCTGCTGGAGCTGGTGGAGCACCACCTCACGCCCAAGTCACATGGCCGCATCCGTCGCGTGTTCGATCACTTCTCTGATGCGGGCCTACTCACGGCCCTCTATGGGCCTGACTTCGCTCAGCACCGCAGCAAGATCTGCGATGGGCTCAGGAAGCTGCTGGACGAGGGGAAGCTCTGAGGCCCGGGCCCAGCACATTCTACCTCGGCCAAACGGCAGACTGAGAAAACGACAGCCAACAGGCCTTCTAACCCTGCTCATCAGCACTAATGCTTTTCAATCCTCTgagaccaccccacccccaaactacTGGTGGAGAAGAGGCAGAGCCGGGGGTTGAGGCCTCTCTCCGACTCCAGCCCCAGGACAGGAAACAAAGCTGCCTGAAAAAGACGAAGTGAAACTTGGATCTCTACTTCCCCCATCAGGGACATTCGAAGCAGGGAAGCCCCTCCCTTGAGGACCAGGGAAGAGGGCATAGCCCAACTAACCCTTCAGGGGACACTAGAGACGAAAGGGGGTATGGGGGCCCTTTGGAGCCATTCTAGACCTCCAGCTCCAGGCAGAGCCTGGACAGATGCCAGAGGCTCTGCCCCAGAGCACAGGAAGaaagggccagggcaggggaaaTTCTCATAGGGGAAATAAAACTACTAAAACATGCACAGGGCTCAACGTTTAATCTCTCCAGCTTCTTATACCTTCTGACCATCACAGAGGCAAGAGATATATAAACACCACTTATCTTACTTCTCACCATTTCCACAGGAGACTGAGACATAGTTCCAAGTATCATTAGGGTTCCCTTGCCTACTTCTAgttaagaaactaaaacaaaaacaaaaacaaaaacaaaaaactgtaccGCAGATCAGTGCTACAAGTTGCAAATAAATATGCAGTGGGGGAGCAAGGCATAGATCAAAAGGGTCTGGTGGGGAAGGAGTGTGACAAAGAAACTCCCACAACAAAAAGGCTCCCCCCAAACTGTCCTCTTCACACTCCAAGGCAATTCTTCTTTCATCCCTTAGCCTCACATGGGCTGAAGAGAGGAGCAGGTTAGAAGGGTGAACTGGTGGCATGGAGAGTTCCGGTCCCT
This genomic stretch from Canis lupus dingo isolate Sandy chromosome 17, ASM325472v2, whole genome shotgun sequence harbors:
- the TNFAIP8L2 gene encoding tumor necrosis factor alpha-induced protein 8-like protein 2, translating into MESFSSKSLALQAEKKLLSKMAGRSVAHLFIDETSSEVLDELYRVSKEYTHSRPQAQHVIKDLIKVAVKVAVLHRSGCFGPGELALAARFRQKLRQGAMTALSFGEVDFTFEAAVLAGLLTECRDMLLELVEHHLTPKSHGRIRRVFDHFSDAGLLTALYGPDFAQHRSKICDGLRKLLDEGKL